In Actinomycetota bacterium, the following proteins share a genomic window:
- the pstA gene encoding phosphate ABC transporter permease PstA: protein MNVRTRIKRARANEMIAKIVLGACAVLSLGVALLFVGYIFSRGIGFVSLEFITEPPRRFMTEGGILPAIVGTFLLTLGTALFTIPIGVMAGIYLAEYAPRTRRTRIIRLAIANMAGVPSVVYGLFGLALFVSVFGWGRSVLAGAATLACLTLPVIITATEEALRQIPSDLRQASLALGATRLRTIGRVVLPAAAPGIVTGSILGLSRAAGETAPILLTAVAFFAPIATSPMSQTMALPYHLFIMATQATKDAPQMVWGTALVLVAGISILNVIIATWRSNQRRKMRW, encoded by the coding sequence ATGAACGTCAGAACCAGGATAAAGCGCGCTCGCGCCAACGAGATGATCGCCAAGATCGTTCTTGGTGCGTGCGCCGTTCTCTCGCTTGGTGTGGCACTGCTCTTCGTAGGCTATATCTTCAGCAGGGGCATCGGCTTTGTGAGCCTCGAGTTCATTACCGAGCCTCCACGAAGGTTCATGACCGAGGGCGGGATTCTGCCCGCCATAGTGGGCACATTCCTTCTTACGCTGGGGACCGCTCTGTTCACCATTCCTATTGGAGTGATGGCGGGCATATACCTCGCCGAATACGCCCCTCGCACCAGAAGAACGAGGATCATCAGACTGGCGATCGCCAACATGGCTGGAGTTCCGTCGGTGGTCTACGGATTGTTCGGCCTAGCTCTGTTCGTGAGCGTATTCGGGTGGGGCCGGTCCGTACTGGCGGGTGCAGCAACTCTGGCGTGCCTGACTCTGCCCGTGATCATCACGGCAACCGAAGAGGCACTTCGGCAGATCCCAAGCGACTTGAGGCAGGCTTCGCTGGCGCTTGGTGCTACTAGGCTGAGAACGATTGGCCGGGTGGTGTTGCCAGCGGCAGCACCAGGGATTGTGACCGGCTCGATACTTGGGCTCTCTAGAGCTGCTGGGGAGACGGCACCAATCCTGTTAACAGCGGTGGCCTTCTTCGCCCCTATCGCCACATCCCCGATGTCGCAGACGATGGCGCTGCCGTATCATTTGTTCATCATGGCGACCCAAGCAACTAAAGATGCACCGCAGATGGTTTGGGGAACAGCACTGGTCTTGGTTGCTGGAATCAGCATATTGAATGTGATCATCGCCACTTGGCGATCGAATCAGAGGAGAAAGATGAGATGGTAA
- the pstC gene encoding phosphate ABC transporter permease subunit PstC: MKNPTISNVRRNDRPGSSRAVELLIKFLITASGWTAIIVLAAIAVFLFLSGMRAMQEVGVLNMLFGESWFPTSKNQQFGFLPAITGSLWATLVALSISVPLGIMSAVFISEFTGKRVKEIAKSIIEFMAAIPSVVLGLIGLAILAPWVRETFGTATGLTAMTAGMMVGFMCLPTIISISEDALHAVPNELRQGSAALGNTRWQTTYKVVIPAASSGIFAAVMLGLGRAIGETMVVLMLAGNAGIIPTDPLVSVRTLPGTIANEMGETVRGGLHFSALFFMGFFLFAVTFIVNLAADIVLERQRRRWRR; the protein is encoded by the coding sequence ATGAAAAACCCCACAATTTCAAATGTGAGGCGTAACGACCGCCCGGGCTCATCCCGGGCGGTCGAACTGTTGATCAAATTTTTGATCACCGCCTCGGGATGGACCGCAATAATAGTTCTTGCTGCCATCGCCGTGTTCCTTTTCCTCAGTGGGATGCGTGCGATGCAGGAGGTTGGCGTACTCAACATGCTGTTCGGCGAAAGCTGGTTCCCGACCTCCAAGAATCAGCAGTTTGGATTCTTGCCAGCGATCACAGGCTCTCTTTGGGCGACCTTGGTAGCACTTTCGATATCCGTACCTCTCGGGATCATGTCGGCGGTGTTCATCTCGGAGTTCACAGGCAAACGGGTCAAGGAAATCGCTAAATCGATCATCGAGTTCATGGCCGCCATCCCTTCGGTGGTCCTAGGGCTGATCGGTCTTGCGATACTGGCTCCCTGGGTGCGGGAGACTTTTGGAACTGCAACAGGGCTCACAGCCATGACCGCCGGGATGATGGTTGGCTTCATGTGCCTCCCTACAATCATCTCGATTTCCGAGGATGCCCTCCATGCAGTCCCGAACGAGCTGCGTCAGGGCTCGGCCGCACTAGGGAATACCCGCTGGCAAACTACTTACAAGGTTGTAATCCCCGCGGCGTCGTCGGGCATCTTCGCCGCTGTCATGCTCGGCTTGGGTCGGGCTATCGGTGAGACGATGGTCGTCTTGATGCTGGCGGGAAATGCGGGCATCATACCGACCGACCCACTGGTCTCGGTAAGGACCCTGCCTGGCACCATCGCCAACGAGATGGGCGAGACGGTTCGGGGTGGCTTGCACTTCTCGGCACTGTTCTTCATGGGCTTTTTCTTGTTCGCAGTGACCTTCATTGTCAACCTTGCTGCAGACATCGTTCTTGAGCGTCAGCGAAGGAGATGGCGCCGATGA
- a CDS encoding phosphate ABC transporter substrate-binding protein, whose protein sequence is MKFGKIMITALVAALIAISMGLVGCAAPQQDTGGDQGGAGETLTGTINIQGSDTMVNLAQAWAEEFMIANPDVVISVKGGGSGTGISALIGGTIDLATASRGMDEDEIAQASQNNVTPVEHPVAVDGLAVVVHSDNPVTGLTMAQLGAIYRGEITNWNEVGGPDLAIVLLSRDSASGTYEYFKEEVVAAEDENAEFAKEAMLLPSNRAIVTEVSQNAASIGYIGLGYATAETKVLELDGVLASIETAKDESYPLSRYLYMYSNGAPSGVVQAFLDWVASEAGDAVVSDQGFVPIQ, encoded by the coding sequence ATGAAGTTCGGCAAAATCATGATCACTGCGCTTGTAGCCGCACTGATCGCAATCAGCATGGGGCTAGTTGGATGTGCCGCACCCCAGCAGGATACGGGCGGCGATCAGGGTGGTGCTGGAGAGACACTCACCGGAACCATCAACATCCAGGGCTCAGATACGATGGTCAACCTCGCCCAGGCTTGGGCCGAGGAGTTCATGATCGCCAATCCGGACGTAGTCATCTCTGTCAAGGGCGGTGGCTCCGGAACGGGCATCTCGGCGTTGATAGGTGGCACGATCGACTTGGCGACCGCTTCGCGTGGAATGGATGAAGATGAGATCGCCCAAGCAAGTCAGAACAATGTCACCCCTGTTGAGCACCCAGTGGCTGTCGACGGACTGGCAGTCGTGGTCCATTCCGACAATCCTGTGACAGGACTCACGATGGCGCAGCTTGGGGCCATCTACAGAGGCGAGATCACGAACTGGAATGAGGTCGGCGGTCCCGACTTGGCTATCGTTCTTCTATCACGCGACAGCGCCTCCGGAACCTACGAGTACTTCAAGGAGGAAGTTGTAGCGGCTGAGGACGAGAATGCGGAGTTCGCCAAGGAAGCCATGTTGCTGCCTTCGAATCGCGCAATCGTCACAGAGGTAAGCCAGAATGCAGCCTCGATCGGGTACATCGGACTGGGCTACGCCACGGCAGAAACCAAGGTGCTCGAGCTTGACGGTGTCTTGGCAAGTATTGAAACAGCAAAGGATGAGAGTTATCCTCTCTCTCGTTACCTGTACATGTACAGCAATGGTGCTCCTAGTGGAGTCGTTCAGGCCTTCCTTGATTGGGTTGCGAGTGAGGCTGGCGATGCAGTAGTTTCAGACCAGGGCTTTGTTCCGATCCAATAG
- a CDS encoding response regulator transcription factor, whose amino-acid sequence MTTILLVEDDPIIRQTVEYALRRAGFNTVSSANGLQALEVAATSKPDLILLDLMLPGADGYVFAQSFREINKHTPIIIVTALDQESDKIKGLDAGADDYITKPFSMQELLARVRANLRRTREQDVLSNEPIAIGDLSIEPNQLKASVAGVPVKLRLKEFQLLVTLASHPGVLRTRQFLASEVWGYEALPTSRTIDVHIRRLRQGIEDPSRFTYIHTVHGMGYRFEPIPKDE is encoded by the coding sequence TTGACGACTATCTTACTGGTGGAAGACGACCCCATCATCCGGCAGACAGTCGAATATGCTCTGCGCCGAGCAGGGTTCAATACGGTGTCGAGTGCCAATGGCCTCCAGGCGCTTGAAGTTGCTGCTACATCCAAGCCCGACCTCATACTCCTTGACTTGATGCTTCCCGGAGCTGACGGATATGTGTTCGCCCAGAGCTTCCGGGAGATAAACAAGCACACACCCATCATCATCGTGACCGCGCTGGATCAAGAGTCCGACAAGATCAAAGGACTCGATGCCGGCGCCGATGACTACATCACCAAGCCGTTCTCGATGCAAGAGCTGTTGGCTAGAGTCCGGGCAAACCTGAGGCGCACTCGTGAACAAGATGTGTTGAGCAACGAACCAATTGCCATCGGCGATCTTTCCATAGAGCCCAACCAACTCAAGGCCTCGGTGGCGGGTGTTCCGGTGAAGCTCAGGCTCAAAGAGTTCCAGCTACTTGTTACCCTCGCTTCCCATCCCGGGGTCTTGAGGACCAGACAGTTTCTTGCATCCGAAGTGTGGGGCTACGAGGCGTTGCCTACCTCAAGGACGATTGACGTGCACATTCGGCGTCTCCGTCAGGGCATTGAGGACCCCTCGCGATTCACGTACATACACACAGTCCACGGCATGGGTTATCGCTTCGAACCTATCCCCAAGGACGAATGA